DNA sequence from the Bradyrhizobium diazoefficiens genome:
ACCTATGTGAAAGCCTCCGGCGGCTGCTCGGCGCCCGCGGGGAAGAACGCCGAGGAGGCCAAGAATCATCTTGGCCAGATGCGCTACCGGCAATTCACGCACGAGGACGTGCCGGCGAGCCGCATCCGCGAAGCGCAGATCATGATCGGCCATCCGAACAATTCCGGCCTGCAGATGGACCAGGTCACGCAGCTCTATATTCCCGCCTTCTTCATCAACCAGCTGAAGCTGACCCAGGACGACAGTCCCGTACTGTCGATGGAAGGCGGCATCTCGATCTCCGAAGATCCCAATTTGCGCTTCACCTATGTGTCCAACGGCGCGAAGCGATTCCGCGCGGAAGCCAAGGACACGGACGGACACGTGTTCCGCAATGAGTGGGACGTGGAGAAGCCGGGGACTTAAAGCCTCTCCTTTCACTCTGTCATTCCGGGGCGCTCCGCGGGACCGAACCCGGAATCTCGAGATTCCGGGTTCGATGCTTCGCATCGCCGCGGAATGACGAGCCACATCAGAAACACCTCACCTCGGCCTCGGCCTGGGCCCGCCTCAAATCATTCACGGCTGAATTCGCCTGCTCCGACGTCCTGAACTGGGTGCCGAGATTGCCGCGGACCTGGGACAGGCTGAGTGCAGTTTCTGCCGTGACATATCGTTCATAGGGCACGATTGATGCGACCACGTCGATCGAGCAGGAGCATTGCTCGATTGCCTGCCGCGTCTCGCCATTGGCTTGCATGCAGCCGTAGACATATTCCGCCCGCGCCGACGTCGGATAGTCATTGGCCTCCTCAGCCCGCGCCGCGGTGATCATTGCCGCGAGCACGACCACAGCGGCGACAATCGGTCGTACCTGTCCCGCAAAACTCATGAGCGTCCTCCCGCCGGTTGCGATGAAAGCTATGCTATGCCTATTGTCCTGAAAAGCGCTCCCTTCGAGGAAATGGCTCACACGTGACGAGAGTTTTGGCACGGACATTGGTGCTCGCGATGATGCTGGCGCTGGCCACGGCGGCCCATGCTGCGGACACGATCCGCCTGGCGGTGCAGAAGACCGGAACATTCTCCTGGGAACTGGCGACGATCCGCGAAGCGGGGCTGGACAAGGAGGCCAATTTGGCGCTGGAGGTTACCGAGCTTGCCAGCCCCGAGGCCGGCAAGATCGCGCTACGCGCCGGCAATGCCGATATCATGCTGTCGGACTGGCTGTGGGTGTCGCGCGAGCGCGCGCTCGGCGCCAGGCTGACCTTCTACCCCTATTCCAGCGCGCTCGGCGCGGTGATGGTGCCCGCGGCGTCGCCGATCAAGACGCTTGCCGATCTGAAGGGCCGCAAGCTTGCCGTCGGCGGCGGTCCGATTGACAAGAACTGGCTGCTGCTGCAGGCGCGGATGAAGCAGGACGGCATCGACCTGAAGTCGGATGCGACCATCGTTTATGGCGCGCCGCCTCTGATCGCCGCCAAGGCGCTCGACGGCGAGATGGATGCGAGCCTCAATTTCTGGAATTTCTGCGCCCAGCTCGAGGCCAAGGGTTTTCGGCGCCTTGCCGGCATCCAGGAGATTTTGCCCAAGCTCGGCGCCAAGGGCGCGGTGTCCGCGGTCGGCTATGTCTTTGACGAGAGCTGGGCCGCGAGCCATCGCGACGCCCTGGCGCGCTTCATCGCCATGACCCGCAAGGCCAAGCAGCTGCTGGTCACCTCGGATGCGGCCTGGGACAAGATCGCCCCGCTCACCGGTGCGAGCGATCCAGCCATGCTCAAGACCTACCGCGACCGCTATCGTGATGGCATTCCACACCGGAACATCAACGACGAGGAAGCGGATGGGCGCGTGCTCTATCGCGTGCTCGCCGAGATCGGCGGTCGCGACCTGGTCGGGCCCGCGGCCGAGCTCGATCCCGGCACCTTCTATCACGCAGTCCCCGGAGATTGAGGTGCTGCGCCTTCTCTCGTCCGTCCTGTTTCTCGCGATCTGGTGGATCGCCGCGCTGTTCGTCGGCGGCGCAAAGCTGCCCTCCCCACCCGCCGTCCTCGATGTCATCATCGCGGAAGGTGCAAGCGGCGCGCTGTTCCTGCATCTCGGCGCCACCCTGGCGCGCGTCACGCTCGCCTTCGTACTGGCGATGTCGGTCGGGAGTGCGATCGGCTATATGATGGGGCGAGTGAAGCTTGCCGACCGGCTCGCCGACCCCTGGCTGATCCTGCTCTTGAACCTGCCGGCGCTGGTGGTGATCGTGCTGGCCTATATCTGGGCGGGATTGACGGAGGCCGCCGCCATCGCCGCCATCGCCATCAACAAGCTGCCGACGGCCGTCGTCACCTTGCGCGAGGGCACGCGCGCGCTCGACCGCTCGCTCGACGAGATGGCCACCGTATTCGCGATGCCGCGCTGGCGCGCGTTCCGCCACGTCGTGCTGCCGCAGCTTGCGCCCTATATCGCCGCCTCCGCCCGCGCCGGCCTGTCGCTGGTCTGGAAAATCGTGCTGGTTGCCGAGCTGCTGGGACGGCCGAACGGCGTCGGCTTCGAGATTGGGGTTGCCTTCCAGCTGTTCGACACGCCGCGCCTGCTCGCCTATTCCCTGACATTCGCCGCGGTCGTGCTCGTGATCGAGACGGCGCTGGTGCAGCCGTTCGAGGCTCGCGCAACGCGGTGGCGGCCCCGTGCGGCTTGAGGTCGAAATCGCAGGCAAGACCTACAGGAGCGCTGCGGGCGAGACGCACGAGGTGCTGGCGCGGGTCAAGTTCGCGCTGCAAGCTGGCGAGGTTGGCGTGCTGATCGGCCCGTCCGGCTGCGGCAAGAGCACGATGCTGCGCATCATCCTCGGGCTCGATCGCGATTTCGACGGCCATGTCGCGCGCCCGCCAGAGGCGCGGATCGGCATGGTCTTCCAGGAGCCGCGGCTGTTGCCGTGGCGCTCAGTCGAACAGAATGTCCGGTTGGCAGCGCCCGACATCTCGGACGCAAAGCTTGCCGAGCTGTTCAGGATTTTGGAGCTCGACGCACATCGCAGCCATTTTCCCGGCGAATTGTCGCTGGGCCTTGCCCGCCGCGTCGCGCTGGCTCGGGCGTTTGCGGTCGAGCCCGACCTGCTCGTGCTCGACGAGCCACTCGCCTCTCTCGACGACGCGCTCGCCAGCCGCCTCCGCGACGAGATCGCGACGCTGGTGGCGAGCCGCTCCGTGATGACGCTGCTCGTCACCCACAGCCTTGACGACGCTATTCGTCTCGGCGACCGCCTGTTATTCCTGTCGCCGCGCCCGGCGCGCATCGTGGCGGAGGTGCCGATCCCGATTCCGCGCGCCGAGCGCAATGAGGCTGATCTTGCCAGGATCAGGGCAGAGCTCGCAGCCTTGCTGCTTGAATCGAAATGAGAACTCGTGGTCAACTGGACCCAATGAGATTGTCGAGGGAGGTCACCATGCGCCGTCAGCTGATTGCGCTCGGCATCTTGTCGGTTACGATAGCGGGCGCAACGCTCGCGCAGACCAAAGGCAAAGGCATCCGGCTCTGGAACCTCACGAGCGAGACGATCTCCGGCTTCCAGCTGGCACCGGCCGGCAAGACCGACTGGGGCCCGAACCAGTGCCTGAACGACAAGGACAAGGAGGTCGACCACGACGAGCGGCTCCGCATCACCGGCATCGAGCCCGGCCGCTACGACGCCAAGGTCACCTACCCCAATTCACGGCAATGCGTGGTCCGCGACATCGAGATCAAGGCGGACACGGTGTTCTCGATCGCCGACAAGGACCTGAAGGACTGCACAAAGTAGCGCGTCAGGCTTTGTCATTCGGATGCGGATATTCGCAGTGCCAGCGCACCGCCTGCCATTTCGGATGCTCACCGACCCATTGCGCGATGTAGGGCGGCGCGGCCATGGAGCATTGCGCCGGCGAGCCGCCAAAGTCGAACACCAAATGCTGCTCCTCGCAGGTCGCAGGTGAGAGCACCGCACATACAGTCACCACCAGGTCGATCGGGTTCATGCCGGGAATCCTTCAGGGATCGCCGAGAAATTAGCATAAAAACCTACGCCTGAGGCAGCCGGAAGTTTCAAACGGGCGTGAGCCATGCGGGAGTGGTCACGGCTTCGCGCCCAAGCGTACCGACGATCACAGAAGTGACGGACGTGCAACCGGCGCCTTGCCGCCCGCTGATTTCGTCAATAAGCTGGTTCCCGAAAACTGCTAACAGGCTGATGGCTCTTACGGAAAACTCCCGGCGCGGCGTCGCGGCCGCAGTCTGCGTGCTGGTGCTCATCGCCAGCACTTGGGTTGTCACGGGTTGCGCCCGACGAGCTGCGGCGGCGGAGACGCAGCCGGACAAATCGAATTCGGGCCGCACTGAGCCTTCCCGCACCGCAGACAGCGACCAGCCGTTGGTCAAGCTGACGCCGAGCCAGCAGGCGCAGGTCGGGCTCGAAACCGCGGCACTTGAAGCAGCTCCGCATCCCGAGAAATTCCGCGCCTATGGCGCCGTGCTCGATATCTCCCGCATTACGGAGCTCACAAACAGCTACGCCAATGCGCAAGCCCAACTCCAGACCGCGCAGGCCAAAGTCGAAGTCGCGAAGAGCGCATACGACCGGACCAAGAATCTCGTCGACTCCGCCGCCCTCCCGAAGAAGGAAGCCGAGACCGCAGAGGGAACGTTACGGGTCGGCAAGGCCGCGCTGACCGCGGCGGAATCACAGCTCAGGACTCTCGCCGCAACAGCAAAGCAGGAATGGGGGCCGGTCATCGGCCTGGGAATCGTCGAGCGCTCGCCTGCCATTGTCGGGCTGATCGAACGCGATCAGCTTCTGGTTCAGGTGACGCTGCCGGCCGGCTCGACTGTCACCGGCACTCCGGGAACGGCGCTGGCGCAGGCGCCGACGCGGAATGCGAATATCGATCTGCAGTACATCTCTCCTGCAACGCGCACCGACCCTCGTATTCAGGGGTTGAGCTATTTCTTCTCGGTCCCGGGCGATAGCGGCCTACTGCCCGGCATGAACACCACAGTCTATGTGCCGTCGGGTAACACCTACGAGGGCGTGTTCGTCGAGGACACGGCAATCGTGCGGTGGCAGGGCCGATCGTGGATCTACCTGCGTGTAAGCCCCGACAGCTTCCGACGGCATCCGATCAGCATGGATCAGCCGGTCTCCGACGACGACTACGTCGTCCGGGACATCCCATCCGGATCCGAAATCGTCATGCGGGGCGCGCAAGTCTTGTTGTCCGAGGAAGCCAAGAGCGAGCTTCGGGGCGGCGATGACGATTGATGACACCGGCTCCGGTAGGTCAGGGCCGCAAGCCGCTCTCGTCGCGTTCGCCATCCGCTTCCGCGGCATCGTGTTCGCGCTTTCGGTTGCCCTGCTGGGCTACGGCCTGTTCGCACTTGGCGACGCCAAATACGGGGTCTTTCCCGAATTCGCACCGCCGCAGGTCACGATCCAGACGGAAGCACCCGGCCTCAGCCCGGAGCATGTCGAGATCCTGGTCACGCAACCGATCGAAACGTCGATCAACGGCCTGGCCGGCGTCGAGAGTCTGCGCTCGTCATCGATCCAGGGCCTCTCGGTCGTAACCGTCGTCTTCCAGTCGCGCAGCGATATCTATCGGGCGCGCCAATTGGTGACCGAACGTCTAGCGGTCGTGGCCGCGCGGCTACCGCAAGGCGTTCAGCCGCCGTCGATGACGCCATTGACCCCACTGGCCGGCACGGTGCTGGTCATTGGCCTCACGTCCGACCAGCGTTCGCTGATGGATTTGCGCACCATTGCGGACTGGACCGTGGCAAGACGGCTTCTCGCCGTGCAGGGCGTGGCACAAGTCTCGACTTACGGCAAAGATGTCAGGTCTCTGCAAGTGCAGGTCCGCCCGGACGATCTGATCCGCTTCCGGGTCGGCTTGAATGACGTGCTGGCCGCCGCGCGCAAGGCCACCGGCGTGCGCGGCGCCGGCTTCATCGATACCGCCAATCAGCGCATCACGCTGCAAACCCAGGGCCAGTCGCTAACGCCTGACCAACTGGCCCGCACCGTGCTTCTGCACGAAGGCGGCGCAAGCGTGGTTCTCGGCGACGTCGCCACGGTCGCAGCCGCCCCCGAGCCGCCGATCGGGGCCGCTCTCATCGAGGGCGTGCCTGGCATCATGCTCATGATCAGCCAGCAATATGGCGCGAATACGCGAGAGGTCACCACACGCGCGGAAGCCGCACTGCAAGAGCTGCGGCCTGGCCTCGAGGCCGACGGAGTCAAGCTTCATGCAGACATATTTCGCCCGGCCAATTTCATCGATGCGGCGACCGACAACGTCCTCAACGCCCTGTTGATTGGCGGAGCGCTCGTGGTCGTCGTTCTCTTTCTATTTCTGTTCGACTGGCGCACCTCGATCATCAGTTGCACAGCAATTCCCCTGTCGTTGATAGTGGCCGTGCTCGCACTGCAATGGATGGGTGAAACTCTCAACACGATGACTCTGGGAGGCCTCGCAATCGCGATCGGCGAAGTCGTCGATGACGCCGTGATCGGCGTCGAGAACCTCGTACGCCGGCTGCGCGAAAATCGCCGAACGACGGCGCCGAAAGCCGAAGCTCTCGTCGTTCTGGAGGCTTTCCTCGAGGTGCGTACCGCAGTTGCCTATGCGACGTTCGCGGTGCTGCTGGTGTTCTTTCCGGTCCTCGCGCTTTCCGGCATTGCCGGCCGTCTGTTCGGCCCCTTGGGCGTCGCCTACATCTTGGCCGTAGTCGCATCGCTTGCGGTCGCTCTGACGGTGACGCCGGCGCTTTCCATGCTGCTACTCGTCGGGAGAACCGGCGAACAACGCCTGCATGAACCGCTGGCAGCGCGCTGGTCCCGCCGCTACTATCAGGCCCTGCTGCGTCGTATCGGCCACTTCCCGAAGCTGGTGATGACGGTGGCCGCAACCGTCACGATCGCCGGCGCGGCGATGCTGCCTTTCTTTGGCGGAACTTTCCTGCCCGATCTGCGGGAAGGCCATTTGATTCTGCACGTCTCGGCAATCCCCGGCACCTCGCTCGACGAATCTCTTCGTATCGGCAAGCTGATTACAGAGGCGCTCCGACATATCCAGGGTGTCCGCAGGGTAGCGCAGCATGCAGGCCGGGCCGAGGCCGGCATCGACACGGTCGGTCCGCATTCCAGCGAGTTCGAGGTCGATTTGGAGCCAGGGCTCTCGGGTCAGGCCCAATCCGAAGCAGAAGCGCTCATCAGGGACGCCCTCGCCAAGTTCGCTGGGGTTTCCTTCTCCAGCAAGACCTATCTGACGGAGCGCGTAGAGGAAACCGTCTCCGGCTTCACCGCGGCGGTGGTCGTCAACATCTACGGGCCCGATCTCGATTCACTCGACCGCGCTGCACGCGATGTCGCGCGAGAGCTCGACGAAGTCGGGGGCGCCGCTGACGTGCAGCGACGCACGCCACCCGGTATGCCGCAGGTCGATGTGACGCTTCGGCCGGCCGATCTGCAGCGCTGGGGACTCGATGCGGTCGAAGTGCTTGAGCTGGTGCGCACCGCCTATCAGGGCGACATCGTCGGCCAGGGGTATGAAGGGAATGCCGTCTTCAACATCATCGTGATCCTCGATGCACCTGCCCGCGCCCGGCTCACCCAGATCGGCGACCTGCCGGTGCGCACACCGAGCGGCGCCTACATTCTGCTCAAGCAGATCGCAGACGTCTATGAAACGTCGGGCCGCTATCAGATCCAGCACCAGAATGCGCAGCGCGTACAGACGGTAACGGCGAACGTCAGTGGACGCGATCTCGAATCCTTCGTGGCCGCCGCCAAGCGTAAGCTTGCCCGCGAAGTCAAACTTCCACCCGGCACGCACGTTGAATTTGCGGGAGCGGCCGAGGCTCAAGCCCGGTCGCGGCGCGATCTCATCGTCAATGCTTTGCTGGCAGGGACGGGCATCATCGTTCTGCTCTCGATGGTTACCGGCCATTGGCGAAATCTGTTGCTGGTGATGATCAATCTACCGTTTGCATTGGTCGGTGGCGTGCTCGCACTCGCATTGACGGGCGGTCTGCTTTCGCTCGGATCGATGGTCGGCTTCGTCACGCTGTTCGGAATCACGCTGCGGAACTCGATCCTTATGGTTTCCCACTACGAACACCTCGTCCTCATCGATGGTCGTGTATGGGGACCCGAAACTGCGATCGAGGGTGCGGCGGATCGTCTTGTCCCGATCCTGATGACGTCTCTCGTGACCGGCTTAGGATTGCTGCCGCTCGCCATCGGCGCAGGCGAGCCAGGTCGTGAAATCGAGGGCCCGATGGCGATCGTCATCCTTGGAGGCCTCATGACCTCGATGGCACTTAGTCTGCTGGTCCTGCCCACACTTGCGCTTCGCTACGCGCATTTCAAGGTTCGCGCTGAGTGAACGCACATCCGCGTTGCGGCCTCAACCGGGTTGCTAAGAAACGGCAGCAACGCCGGGCAGGCGGCGCACGACAACGCACAAGCTGGCAGTTGAGATTTCGGGCGTTGCTCGATTGGCCATCGTGGCACGACATTAGGAAGCCAAATGAACGGCGCTGACGCCAAAACACTGCCGCGGCTTCGATGGCATCTGCTATCGAAGCCGCGGCAGGTCGTCGGTCTTACTTGCGCGCAGCGCAGGCGTACATGTTGATTTCCATGCCGACCGGCACTTCCACGATCTTCGGAGCTTTCCAGGCCATTCGGGTCTCCCAAGTATTGAGCGCGACATCGCGCCGGGCAAAAGCTAGGGCTGCGCCCTATACAGTTCAAGCCTCGATTCGAACGCCGAGCGAGTGCGCGCCGAATCTTCGCGGCTGCATTTCTCTCTCGGGCAAAGCCAGTTCTCTCTTGGTCAAACGCGACCTGCGGGAAGCATCTTTGCGCGCGATGCCGCGACGCCGTCAGCAGCCCTTGTCGGCTGCCATCTCATTCGGCTTGGCGCCTTCGGCGCGCTGGGCCGCCGTCGGCTGGCTTTGCATCTGACGCTGCGCGTCCTCGGACGATGCCGGTGTTTCGCCGCTCGCGCGATTCATCGTGCTGGTCGGCGGGTGCTCGGCGGTGTTGCCTGCCGCGTCGGGTGAATGGGACTGCGCCGAGCCCACCGTAACGGGACCAGAGCCAGCATCTTTGTCGCTGGCGGCCCTGCCGGAGTTGCATGGACCCGCGAAGGCTGTGCTGGCGCTCAATGTCAGGATTGCGCACCCAATAAGAATGGATCGTTTCATCTCCTCGTCTCCTTATCCTTCCCGTCGCGCGACCCAGCGCCGGGATGTTGAGGAGAATAGGTCGAATTGGCCGATGTTCCGAATTTCCGCGCAGAATTCCCGTGCCGCTCGTGGCAGCCAGCTTATCGCAGCAGCCGCAGCAGTGCCCGCCCCGCCCGCGAATTCAGCTCCTTCGCATCCAGCGTTCCGTCCTTGTCAGGATTCGCCGCGTTGAAGCGCTGCTCCACCACCGCAAGATATTCGTCGAGCGTCAACGTTCCGTCGTGATCAGGGTCCACAGCGGCGAGTTCTTTCGCCGTCAATCGTCCGCGCAATTCGCGCGCGTCCAATGTGCCGTCATGGTCAGGATCGAGCTTTGCAAACAATGCAGCTGCCGCCTTCTTCACTTCGGCAAGATCGAGCGTGCCGTCGTTGTCGGTGTCGAACATCTTGACGGCGCTTCCGGAGGCCGACCAGGCCGGCCCCGCCAGCAACGCAATCGTGAGCGCAAGCGCAACTGAGCGACGCGATATCATTTGAGGCCTCCCTGACCAACTGCCCCGATTCGAACGGGGATCGAATGACATAAATCCCCAAGCAGGTCCCGGTTTCAAGTCCGGAAGTGCAGCTTGCGCACCGCACAATTCGCCGATCCCGGCCGGGCCCGCGCGCCACAGCCGATCGCCGGCCTGAATCATGCCGCGGAATTTTTTCAGCGCCTGCGCGCAAGTGAGAACGGATTGTCAGGTTTCCGTCAGGTGACTGGCATGCAGCGTCCAACATATCGGCACAACCGTTTCGACTTTCGTATTGACGCGTTTTGTTTTCCGACGGAGTGTTGTTCCTGCAGCGCCAAAAGGCGCGCATATTGGGAGGAACGGATGAAACGTTTTGCGATGGCCGCGAGCCTCGTCATATCCGCATGCTCGGTTGCGAGCGCACAGACGACCGATCAGCTGGTCAAGGGCGCAACCGATACGTCGAACGTTCTGAACTACGGGATGGGCTACAATCTCCAGCGCTTCTCGACGCTGAACCAGATCAACAAGGATACCATCAAGAATCTCGTCCCGGTCTGGAATTATTCCTTCAACGACGATCGCAGCGAGGAATCGCAGCCGCTGGTGTACCAGGGCGTGATCTACGTGACCTCTCACAACGCGACCATGGCGGTCGACGCCAAGACCGGCAAGCAGATCTGGAAATCCAAGATCGAATATCCCGCCGAGACGCCGCGCATCGTCTGCTGCGGCATCATCAACCGCGGCGCCGCGCTGTTCGACGGCAAGTTGTTCCGGACCACACTCGACGCCAACGTGATCGCGCTTGACGCCAAGAACGGCAAGGAGCTGTGGCGGCAGAAGGCGGCCGATATCAAGGAAGGCTATTCGATGACGGTGGCGCCGCTGGTCGCCGACGGGGTCGTCATCACCGGCATCTCCGGCGCCGAGTTCGGCACCCGCGGCTTCATCGACGGCTGGGATCCGGCGACAGGTAAGCATCTTTGGCGCACCCATTCGGTCCCCTCACCGGACGAGCCCGGCGGCGACACCTGGAAGGGCGACACCTGGAAGCTCGGCGGCGGCTCGACCTGGATCACGGGCTCCTATGATCCCGAGTTGAACACGGTCTATTGGGGCATCGGCAATCCCGGCCCGTTCAATGCGGCCGTGCGCCCGGGCGACAATCTCTACACCTGCTCCGTGCTGGCGATGGATCCCAAGACCGGCAAGATCAAGTGGCACTACCAGTTCTCGCCGAACAATCCGTTCGATTATGACGCGGTGGCCGAGATGGTCCTCGCCGACATGAACGTCGAGGGCAAGCCGACCAAGGTGCTGATGGATGCCAACCGCAACGGCTTCTTCTACGTGCTCGACCGCACCAATGGAAAGCTGCTCGCGGCCAATCCTTACGTGAAGGTGAACTGGGCAACCGGCATCGATATGAAGAGCGGACGTCCGATGGAGACTGACGTCAGCAAGGATGCGCGGGAGGGCAAGAAGGTCGTCGTCTTCCCATCGCTGCTCGGCGGCAAGAACTGGGAGCCGATGTC
Encoded proteins:
- a CDS encoding efflux RND transporter permease subunit — translated: MTIDDTGSGRSGPQAALVAFAIRFRGIVFALSVALLGYGLFALGDAKYGVFPEFAPPQVTIQTEAPGLSPEHVEILVTQPIETSINGLAGVESLRSSSIQGLSVVTVVFQSRSDIYRARQLVTERLAVVAARLPQGVQPPSMTPLTPLAGTVLVIGLTSDQRSLMDLRTIADWTVARRLLAVQGVAQVSTYGKDVRSLQVQVRPDDLIRFRVGLNDVLAAARKATGVRGAGFIDTANQRITLQTQGQSLTPDQLARTVLLHEGGASVVLGDVATVAAAPEPPIGAALIEGVPGIMLMISQQYGANTREVTTRAEAALQELRPGLEADGVKLHADIFRPANFIDAATDNVLNALLIGGALVVVVLFLFLFDWRTSIISCTAIPLSLIVAVLALQWMGETLNTMTLGGLAIAIGEVVDDAVIGVENLVRRLRENRRTTAPKAEALVVLEAFLEVRTAVAYATFAVLLVFFPVLALSGIAGRLFGPLGVAYILAVVASLAVALTVTPALSMLLLVGRTGEQRLHEPLAARWSRRYYQALLRRIGHFPKLVMTVAATVTIAGAAMLPFFGGTFLPDLREGHLILHVSAIPGTSLDESLRIGKLITEALRHIQGVRRVAQHAGRAEAGIDTVGPHSSEFEVDLEPGLSGQAQSEAEALIRDALAKFAGVSFSSKTYLTERVEETVSGFTAAVVVNIYGPDLDSLDRAARDVARELDEVGGAADVQRRTPPGMPQVDVTLRPADLQRWGLDAVEVLELVRTAYQGDIVGQGYEGNAVFNIIVILDAPARARLTQIGDLPVRTPSGAYILLKQIADVYETSGRYQIQHQNAQRVQTVTANVSGRDLESFVAAAKRKLAREVKLPPGTHVEFAGAAEAQARSRRDLIVNALLAGTGIIVLLSMVTGHWRNLLLVMINLPFALVGGVLALALTGGLLSLGSMVGFVTLFGITLRNSILMVSHYEHLVLIDGRVWGPETAIEGAADRLVPILMTSLVTGLGLLPLAIGAGEPGREIEGPMAIVILGGLMTSMALSLLVLPTLALRYAHFKVRAE
- a CDS encoding ABC transporter permease subunit, yielding MLRLLSSVLFLAIWWIAALFVGGAKLPSPPAVLDVIIAEGASGALFLHLGATLARVTLAFVLAMSVGSAIGYMMGRVKLADRLADPWLILLLNLPALVVIVLAYIWAGLTEAAAIAAIAINKLPTAVVTLREGTRALDRSLDEMATVFAMPRWRAFRHVVLPQLAPYIAASARAGLSLVWKIVLVAELLGRPNGVGFEIGVAFQLFDTPRLLAYSLTFAAVVLVIETALVQPFEARATRWRPRAA
- the pqqA gene encoding pyrroloquinoline quinone precursor peptide PqqA translates to MAWKAPKIVEVPVGMEINMYACAARK
- a CDS encoding ABC transporter substrate-binding protein: MMLALATAAHAADTIRLAVQKTGTFSWELATIREAGLDKEANLALEVTELASPEAGKIALRAGNADIMLSDWLWVSRERALGARLTFYPYSSALGAVMVPAASPIKTLADLKGRKLAVGGGPIDKNWLLLQARMKQDGIDLKSDATIVYGAPPLIAAKALDGEMDASLNFWNFCAQLEAKGFRRLAGIQEILPKLGAKGAVSAVGYVFDESWAASHRDALARFIAMTRKAKQLLVTSDAAWDKIAPLTGASDPAMLKTYRDRYRDGIPHRNINDEEADGRVLYRVLAEIGGRDLVGPAAELDPGTFYHAVPGD
- a CDS encoding EF-hand domain-containing protein; the protein is MISRRSVALALTIALLAGPAWSASGSAVKMFDTDNDGTLDLAEVKKAAAALFAKLDPDHDGTLDARELRGRLTAKELAAVDPDHDGTLTLDEYLAVVEQRFNAANPDKDGTLDAKELNSRAGRALLRLLR
- a CDS encoding methanol/ethanol family PQQ-dependent dehydrogenase encodes the protein MKRFAMAASLVISACSVASAQTTDQLVKGATDTSNVLNYGMGYNLQRFSTLNQINKDTIKNLVPVWNYSFNDDRSEESQPLVYQGVIYVTSHNATMAVDAKTGKQIWKSKIEYPAETPRIVCCGIINRGAALFDGKLFRTTLDANVIALDAKNGKELWRQKAADIKEGYSMTVAPLVADGVVITGISGAEFGTRGFIDGWDPATGKHLWRTHSVPSPDEPGGDTWKGDTWKLGGGSTWITGSYDPELNTVYWGIGNPGPFNAAVRPGDNLYTCSVLAMDPKTGKIKWHYQFSPNNPFDYDAVAEMVLADMNVEGKPTKVLMDANRNGFFYVLDRTNGKLLAANPYVKVNWATGIDMKSGRPMETDVSKDAREGKKVVVFPSLLGGKNWEPMSFNPQTGLAYANTLAFGGHYKTEPAAYKAGEWYLGMDLTDLWEWGTGPRGHLKAIDPMTGKAKWEAPVDIPRFSGVLSTAGGVVFTGALTGEFEAFDADSGKKLWQFQTGSGIEGQPITWQQDGVQYVAVTSGYGGVYSIFSGDERLASVPAGGSLWVFAVKQ
- a CDS encoding efflux RND transporter periplasmic adaptor subunit is translated as MVTASRPSVPTITEVTDVQPAPCRPLISSISWFPKTANRLMALTENSRRGVAAAVCVLVLIASTWVVTGCARRAAAAETQPDKSNSGRTEPSRTADSDQPLVKLTPSQQAQVGLETAALEAAPHPEKFRAYGAVLDISRITELTNSYANAQAQLQTAQAKVEVAKSAYDRTKNLVDSAALPKKEAETAEGTLRVGKAALTAAESQLRTLAATAKQEWGPVIGLGIVERSPAIVGLIERDQLLVQVTLPAGSTVTGTPGTALAQAPTRNANIDLQYISPATRTDPRIQGLSYFFSVPGDSGLLPGMNTTVYVPSGNTYEGVFVEDTAIVRWQGRSWIYLRVSPDSFRRHPISMDQPVSDDDYVVRDIPSGSEIVMRGAQVLLSEEAKSELRGGDDD
- a CDS encoding ATP-binding cassette domain-containing protein codes for the protein MRLEVEIAGKTYRSAAGETHEVLARVKFALQAGEVGVLIGPSGCGKSTMLRIILGLDRDFDGHVARPPEARIGMVFQEPRLLPWRSVEQNVRLAAPDISDAKLAELFRILELDAHRSHFPGELSLGLARRVALARAFAVEPDLLVLDEPLASLDDALASRLRDEIATLVASRSVMTLLVTHSLDDAIRLGDRLLFLSPRPARIVAEVPIPIPRAERNEADLARIRAELAALLLESK